AAAAGCGGTTGGCCGTCGGGACGAACGGCAGCACGCGCATCGTGGATCTGACGGTCAAGCTTGTCGATACGCCGGATTTACTCAGAGGAACCGTTCTGATCGTTTTTGCCGATGTCGCGGATAAACATGGCGACGCCGATCATCGCCAGACAACGGCCGAGACAGCAGACGACAGCCGTCTGAGATTGCTCGAAGATGAACTTCGCCAGGCGAAGGATGAGGTCTTCACCATCAGGGAAGAGATGCAGACCTCGCAGGAGGAACTCAAGTCGACGAATGAAGAGATGCAGTCAGCCAACGAGGAGCTGCAAAGCACGAACGAGGAGCTGACCACCTCAAAGGAGGAAATGCAGTCACTGAATGAGGAGCTTCAGACCGTGAACCAGGAGCTGCAATCAAAGGTAAGCGACCTTTTGCAGGCCAACAATGACATGAAAAACCTGCTGAACAGTACCGACATAGCCACCCTTTTCCTCGACGACGATCTCAATGTACGCCGCTTCACCACGCGCACGGCAACGCTGATCAAACTGATTCCCACCGACATAGGACGGCCCATCACCGACATCGTCACCGATCTGAAATATCCCTCGCTTCCCGAAGATGCCCGAAGAGTGCTGCATAACCTGGTCTACAGTGAACGGCAGGTCTCGACCAACGATGGGCGATGGTTTACGGTGAAAATCATGCCGTACCGTACCCAGGAAAACAGGATCGACGGTCTGGTGATCACCTTCACCGACATCACCAATGCCAAGCAGTTCGAGCAGAACCTTCGACAGATCGAGGAGACTTGCCGGTTTTTGATAGAAACGATGCCATTCGGCTCCATGCTTCAGGATTCAGATGGTAAAATCCTGATGGTGAACCGGGAGACTGAACGCATGTCAGGAATGTCGATGGAAGAGCTCAGCGGCAAAACGCTGGCAGAACTGCGATGGAAACTTTTCCGGGAAGACGGTTCGGAGCTGTCTCCCGCCGACTATCCCTCGACGATTGCGCTTCTCTCCGGCCAGCCCGTCAGGGATGTCGTTCTGCGCATGGAACAGCCCTACGGCACGGCTGCCCGATGGATCAGGCTCAGCGCCATTCCGCATTTGCCCGATGGATCAGAAAAACCCCGCCAGGTCTATACAACCATTGTTGAAATCAACGCCCCGAACTGACACTTGGATGAACCATTTTACTCAGGAGAAGCGCTCATGGACAAAAAAAGACCCGCGACCGGTGAATATTCCGAACTGCGGCGGAAAGCCGAAGAACGTCTGACTGAACGCCAGAAGGGAACGCCACTCTTATCCGCATCGGATGTAGAGCTGAGACACCTCATCCATGACCTTTCGGTTCATGAGATCGAGCTCGAAATGCAGAAGGATGAGTTGCTGCAAACGACGGCAAGTCTCGAAAAGTCACAAATGGATTTGCAACAAGCGCTCGATCGCTACACGCATCTTTATGATTTCGCTCCCGTTGGTTACCTGACACTGGCGCGTGACAGTAAAATACTGGAAGCAAATCTGACGGTGGCAAAACTGCTGGGCGTCGAACGCGGCCTGCTGAAAGGCTCCCGATTTTCAACATACGTCACTGAAGATAGCCTTCCGGTTTTCGATACCCTGATGGAGCGGGTGTTCGAAAGCTACTCCCCAGGGAGCTGCCAGGTCAGGCTCCGGGAATCCGGTCAACAGGGCAAACTGTCGAGCCATGGCGCAATGAGAGCGAGCCTGAAAACTTTCAATATCGATGCCGTCATCAGCGACGACCTGAATACGTGCCATGTCGCGCTCTCTGATATCAGCCGTCAAAAAGAGGTCGAACTCGACAACGCGCTGCTACAGGAAGAGCTGGCGCAGGCACAAAAGATGGATGCTATCGGCAGGCTTGCAGGCGGCATAGCCCACGATTACAACAACATTCTCGCAGCCATTCTCGGCAACGCGGAACTGGCGCTCCGCAAGACAAGCACCGATTACCCGATGCGCGAAAACCTCGAAGCAATCATCAAGGCAACAAAGCGTTCCGCAGAACTGACGGCACAGCTTCTCGGATTTGCGAGAAAGCAGGACGTGATTCCGAAAATTCTTCTTCTGGACTCGGCGGTCGAATCGGCGCTGGCGATGCTGCGGAGACTGATCGGCGAGAATATCGTGGTCGACTGGCAACCTTCCGACGAAATGGATTATGTAATGATGGATCCTGTCCAGATCGATCAGATACTGATCAACCTCTGTGTGAATGCCCGTGATGCCATCATCGGGAACGGCAGGATCACCATCAGGACAAAAGGAATCCAGATCACGCTGTCGGACTGCAAGCATGGCCACTGCTGCAAGACTCCCGGTAAATATGTGATGCTCTCAGTGGAAGATAACGGAACCGGAATCGATAAAGGCACCCTGCCGTATATTTACGAGCCGTTCTTTACCACCAAGGCGCATGGCCTCGGAACCGGACTTGGCCTATCGACAGTCTATGGCATAGTAAAGCAGAATTTCGGCTTTCTCGAGTGCACGAGCGAACCGGGTAAAGGCGCCAGGTTCGTCATTTATCTTCCCCGATACCGAAAGCTCATTTCGGATGATGTCTCTCTGCCGCCGGAAGAACCCGTCATAAACGGCAAAGGGTCGATACTCCTCGTGGAGGATGATGCTGAAATCCTTGGCATCGTCAAAAGCATGCTCGAGAGCGCCGGATATTCTGTCCATGCGGTTCTGACCCCTTCCGAGGCCATCCGGAAAGCGTCAGAACAGATTTATGGAATCAGATTGCTGCTCACCGACGTCGTCATGCCTGAGATGAACGGCACCGAACTCGCTCAAAAGCTCAAAGCGTTAATTCCCGGTCTAAAAATCATGTTCATGTCCGGATATACCGCTGACGTTATTGCGGACTGCAAAGTTCTCGATAAAGACATCAGCTTTATCCAGAAACCGTTCTCCGTCTCAAATCTCACCAGGGCAGTCGAAGAGATACTGAAAATCTGACCGCCTTTTGATATTTGCCGCTTCATGAAATGATCCAGGCTGCCGATAAACAAAAGCTGAACGCGGGGCTTTTCCTGTGGCTTTTTTGAGATCGACCGGCACAAGATTCGAACGTTTGACCTCAACCGCGCCGGTTTGAGAACAACACGCGCCAATGTCAAAACCGTTAGCCGATCAACATCAACTTTTATAACTGGCAATTCAGGCCGAAATCACTGACTTCCCCTCCAGATCAAGCAGTACGAAGGTCAGCGGCGTGTCGGGGAGCCATTGGCGGCAGACGCGGTGGCAGGCGTTGGCGATAGCCGGATAGAGCGGTTCGTCGATGGTGAAGGGGATGAGTTCGGTCACGTTCCGGACGAGGCGAAGGTCGGCGAGCTGGCTGGTGATCTCCGGTCTGTAACCGAGGTCAGCGGCGAGATTGGCGAGCCAATGGGGATCGAGCGGGACGACGCGGCTGGAGAGGTCAGCCTGGCCTTGGGCGAGCTTGGTGGCTTTGGCGAGCATGACCCCGACGATGACGCGGCTGAACCCGCCATGCTCACGCGCCATTTCGAGGGTGCGCCCGATGGAGTTGCCGTAGTGAATGCAGGCAAGCTCCGGCAGATCGGTGAAAAGTGCGCGGAGGTGGCGTTCACTCCGGAGACCGGAGGTGAGGGCGATGGTGGCGCAGCCGTTGGCGGCGGCCACGGCGATGGCGTTGCGGATGCTGGCGAGCCACGCCTCCATCGAGTAGGGAACGACCTCTCCGCTCGTGCCGAGAATCGAGATGCCGCCGGTGATGCCAAGCCGCTTGTTCATCGTTTTGCGGGCGACAGCCTCCCCGCCCGGCGCTGAAATCGTGACCGCGACGGCGTGGCGCAACCCGCGCTGCCGCAGCGCTTCGGCGATGCACTCCCGGATCATCCGGCGCGGCACCGGGTTGATCGCCGGTTCGCCGGGCGGAATCTCCAGCCCCGGCAGCGTCACCCTGCCGACTCCCTCGCCTTGCAGAAATCGCACCTCGTCCGGGTCGCCGTCTGGCAGCAGCGAAACCTCGCTGACGATCAAGAGGCCGTGAGTCACGTCGGGATCGTCGCCCGCGAACTTGCGCACGCCGCACCGCGCACGCCCTTGCTCCGCGCGGTACGAGACGATGCCGAAGCTGGCGACTTTGCCGGACGGCAGCGTGATCGTGACCGAGTCGGGCGCAGCGCCGTCAAGCAGCGCGATCATGGCAGCTTTCGTGGCCGCGGCGGCGCAGGCTCCGGTGGTGTAGCCTGTCCGGAGCGGCTTCAGGTCGGCGCGTTCCGTCAGGCGAGCTTCGAGGTCTTCGGCGGAGAAGACAATGGTATCCCAGGTCGGGGCGACTGGGCGGCGGATGACGACGACGGGAATCCCGCACCGTTCGGCGACCCGGAGCTTCACCGGGAAAAAGCCGGACTCGCCACTCTCCTTCGCGAGCAGGCAATCGACTCCATGCTCCCGCACCAGCGCTTCGAGCGCCTCGTCCGGGCCGTCGGGACTCATCGGCAGCAGCTTCGCTTCGGGAAAGCCTTCGCGCCGCGCCTGTTCGATGGAGGTGCGAGTTGGCAGAATCCGCAGAAGCATCTCGCTCCGACGCCACCACGGGCGCAACGGGGCGATGGATTGCACGCCGGTCAGCGCGAGGAGTTTAGCGGGAGCGAGCCGCTCCAGGAGGCCGAGGGCTTCGGTGAAGTCGGCCACCGGATGAATCCACAATGCTGACGGAAGTGGCGAGACCGGCCTGTCGAAGCGGATCAGGCGAACGGCGAGGCGCTGGCAAACCTCGAACAGCGAGTGGTGCAAATGCGATGCAAAGGGATGAGCGGCGTCGATGACAAGGCGGACGTTACGAGAAGCGACGAGTTCTGCCATCGCCGCCTCGTCGAGCGAGCCGTGGCGAAACTCGCCGTGCGAGGTCGCGAATGGCTCGACGCGGCTTCTGGTCGAGTAGATGAAGGGCCGCGCGAGCCGGTCGCAGAGCGCCGCCGCCTGCCGCCCCTCGGTCGTACCGCCGAAGAGCAGAATCATGCTGCCCCCCTCATGTGCCGCGCCCTTCGCGGAAGCCGTGGGTGAACGCTGGATCGTAGAGCTTCGAGCGACCGCCGCGCGCGCCGATCGCTTCGCCGACCACGAGCAGCACCGTGCGGCTCTTGCCGCTCTCTTGCACAAGCGCCGACAGCTCGTCGAGCCGCCCGCGCCACACCTGCTGGTCGTCCCAGGTAAGCCGGTAGCAGACCGCCACAGGGGTTTCGGGCGGGTAGTGTTCGAGCAATTCCGACTGCACCTCGTCGCTCCACTCGGCGCTGAGATAGACGCACATGGTCGCCCGCGCGCGGGCCAGCTCCGAGAGCCGCTCCCTGACCGGCACCGGCGTGCGCCCGCTGCCGCGCGTCAGGATGATGGTCTGCACCTTTTCCGGCACGGTGAACTGCGACTGCAACACCGCCGCCGCCGCCTGGAACGACGACACGCCCGGCACGATTTCGTACTCGAACCCTTCGGCGTCGAAAAAGGCCATCTGCTCCTGGATCGCCCCGTAGATCGAGGGATCGCCGGTGTGCAGCCGCACGACGAATTTGCCCCGACGGCAGAAGCTCGCCATCAGCGCGAATTGCTCTTCGAGCGAGAGCGAAGCCGAACTCCGCACCAGCGCCCCCGGTTTGGCGCAGTGGGTCAGCTTCTCCGGCACAAGGCTGCCTGCGTAGAGGATCAGGTCGGCCTGTTCGAGGTAGCGCCTGCCTTTGAGCGTCACCAGCTCCGGATCGCCCGGCCCGGCCCCGACAATGGCGATGCGCCCCCGCCGTTCGGCTCCGCGCAAGAGGCTGACGGCAAAGGTGTAGTGGCGCGGCTCTCCCTCGGGAACGCCCGCCAGCGCAACCTTGCGCTTTTCGACCAGCCACCGGTTCACGCCCGAAAGCAGCGCCGCCGAAGCCTCGGAGACGCTACGCACGCCGGTCTTGCGGAAAACGACATCAGACGGATTGGGTACCGGCCCGGCGCTTTCGAGCAGCTCCGGCGCGAAGCCCTTCAGCGTCGTGCCACACGCTTCGGCAAAGACGACGAAAGCCTGTTCGTCCAGCTTGAAATCGACCGACCCCACGCTGCGGATCGAACGTGGCGAAAACCCGGCAGCGGCGAACTCCGCCATGATGGAGCTGACGAAGCGTTCGGGATCGATGCCCCGCTCCGACCCGACCCCGACGCAGAGCACCTTCGGACGATAGAAAACTGTCTGCACCGGCGCGTCGATGAGACGTGGTGTGACGGCGAGCAGCAGTCGGCAGGTGCTGAAATCGACCTGTTCGTAGTAATATGCAATCGTGACGAACGGCGGCGCGGTGCGTTCGAGCTGGTCGGTGAGCGAGTCGCGAACGTCGAGCAGCAGCGTGGTCGGCTCGTGGTTCACGAACGCAGCCATCGCCGTGGTCATCGATTCACCCGCGAACGGCGAAGCGAACTCGACGCTCCACCCCTCTTCGCGCCCCAGAATGTCGAGCGGCCACAACCCCTGCACGTCGCTCGACGTGCTCAGCACCGCCTGCGCTCCGAGCAGCCGCGCAACCCGCCCGGCCAGCGCATTCGCCCCGCCCGCATGGCCCGACAAGACGCTCTGGACGAAGCGCCCCGCCTCGTCGCAGTTGATGACCGCCGGGTCGCGCTGCTTGCCCTGCAACACCGGCGCGATCGCGCGCACACAGATGCCGAGCGAGCCGATAAAGAGAAAGGCGTCGAACTTGCCGAACGACTGCCGGACAAAGGCGGGGACGCTCTCGACCTGTTCCGCCAGTTCAGAGTTCCGAAACGAGAACAACCCGCATCCGGTAAAACCGTCCGCCACGAGCAGGTTTTTCAGTGCGTGACCGAGCGCGATTCCGGTTTCGGTGAGGGCGATAATAGCGATTCGTTTGTGCATGGGTTATGGGTTTAATTTCGCCGCCTTCATCACAGCCACGGGATTGTGGTCGCCGACAGCGAGGCGCAGCGGCTCGGCGAGTTCCATGCCGCAGCGGGCGGCGCTCGCGGCGAAGGCGCTGGCGCTCGACTCGCGGACAGCGTTCATGACCAGCCGGCCACCGGGAGCGAGATGGTTAGCGACGGCGGCGAACAGCTCGCCCAGCCGGTCGCCGTGGCCGCCGATGAAGACCGCATCGACTCCATCGCTGCCGCAGAGGGCGCGGTGATTTTGTTCGAGGAAGTCGCCCATCACCTTCGCGATGCCGGGCGCTCCGAAGCGCCGGGCGTTGGTTTCCAGCAAGGCGTCGCACTCGGGGCGCTTCTCGAAGGCGGTCACCGCGAGGCCCGGAAACTGGAGCCTCGCTTCGATGGCCACCGAGCCGGTGCAGAATCCCACGTCCCAGAAGGTGCGCGCCCGGCCCAGCTCCAGCGCGGCGAGGGCGGCCAGGCGAAAGGGCATTTTGGTAATCATGTTGGGCCGCCCCGGCAAGCCGTCGAACAGGTTTTCGGGAATGCCGAACCGGCGCTTCGGCGGCTCCGTGGCTTCGAGCAAAAGGCAGTTCAGGCGGCCAAATTCCATCCCGGCGGCTTCCTCCAACGTGCAGTGCCTCACCCGCTCTTCGCTGCCGCCAAGCGCTTCTCCGACCACCATGCGGTAGCCCGAATAGCCGAAATCGAGCATTCGACGCGCAACCTCTGGCGGGGTTTTGCGGGTGTCGGTCAGGACGCCGATGAGCCGTTCGCCCCCGATCAGGGCGCGATCCAGCTCCTCCCAGCTTCGCCCGGTGAGCGAGGCGTGGCGCATCGACTGGTACGGAATCAGGCAGCGCTGCGCGAGCATCTGGAGCGAGTGAAACGACGGAAAGCTTTGGATCGAGACGCCAGGAAAGCGCTTCTGCAAAGTCGCGCCGAAGCCGTAAAAAAACGGGTCGCCCGAAACGAACACCACCACCGGCTCGTCGGCTTCAGCAAGTTGTGACAGCACCCCGTCAATCGGCGGCGCGATGGTGATCCAGCGGAAGGTGGATGGCAGTAAAGCACCAACAATTTCGCGATGGCGATTTCCGCCCGCGAAGATGCGAGACGCACCAATAGCCGCGATGGCGGCGAAATCGAGATGCGGCTCCGCGCTGTCGCTGAGGCCGATGAGCGTGAACTGCTCAGACATAGCATCCCGGATTCATCGCCTCCGCCTCGTCGAGACTGAAGGCTGCGTTGACGATGGTGGCCGCGATGGCGCTGCCTCCCTTGCGCCCCTCGATGACGGCAATCGGCGTCGCGCCAGCCGCCGCCTTGAGCCGGTGCTTCGACTCGACCACGTTCACGAAGCCGACCGGAGCGCCGATCACCCCCATCGGCGCGAAGCCGCCGCGATGCAACAGCGACGCCAGCTCCAGGAGCGCGGTCGGAGCGTTGCCGACGACGAAGAGCGCGTCGGGATGCTCCCTTGCGGCGAGCCGCATCCCGGCCTGGCTGCGCGTGAGGCCCGCGCTTTTGGCCAGCTCCGCCACGCGCGGATCGTGCAGGTAGCAGTGCACGGCGATGCCGTAGCGCTCCAGCGCCGCCTTGCGCAGGCCGGACTGCACCATCGTCACGTCGGTGACAATCGTCGCGCCACCGGCGGTCAGCGCCTCGTGCCAGCGCTGGATCG
This genomic window from Chlorobaculum limnaeum contains:
- the cobM gene encoding precorrin-4 C(11)-methyltransferase, with translation MHKRIAIIALTETGIALGHALKNLLVADGFTGCGLFSFRNSELAEQVESVPAFVRQSFGKFDAFLFIGSLGICVRAIAPVLQGKQRDPAVINCDEAGRFVQSVLSGHAGGANALAGRVARLLGAQAVLSTSSDVQGLWPLDILGREEGWSVEFASPFAGESMTTAMAAFVNHEPTTLLLDVRDSLTDQLERTAPPFVTIAYYYEQVDFSTCRLLLAVTPRLIDAPVQTVFYRPKVLCVGVGSERGIDPERFVSSIMAEFAAAGFSPRSIRSVGSVDFKLDEQAFVVFAEACGTTLKGFAPELLESAGPVPNPSDVVFRKTGVRSVSEASAALLSGVNRWLVEKRKVALAGVPEGEPRHYTFAVSLLRGAERRGRIAIVGAGPGDPELVTLKGRRYLEQADLILYAGSLVPEKLTHCAKPGALVRSSASLSLEEQFALMASFCRRGKFVVRLHTGDPSIYGAIQEQMAFFDAEGFEYEIVPGVSSFQAAAAVLQSQFTVPEKVQTIILTRGSGRTPVPVRERLSELARARATMCVYLSAEWSDEVQSELLEHYPPETPVAVCYRLTWDDQQVWRGRLDELSALVQESGKSRTVLLVVGEAIGARGGRSKLYDPAFTHGFREGRGT
- a CDS encoding ATP-binding protein; amino-acid sequence: MDKKRPATGEYSELRRKAEERLTERQKGTPLLSASDVELRHLIHDLSVHEIELEMQKDELLQTTASLEKSQMDLQQALDRYTHLYDFAPVGYLTLARDSKILEANLTVAKLLGVERGLLKGSRFSTYVTEDSLPVFDTLMERVFESYSPGSCQVRLRESGQQGKLSSHGAMRASLKTFNIDAVISDDLNTCHVALSDISRQKEVELDNALLQEELAQAQKMDAIGRLAGGIAHDYNNILAAILGNAELALRKTSTDYPMRENLEAIIKATKRSAELTAQLLGFARKQDVIPKILLLDSAVESALAMLRRLIGENIVVDWQPSDEMDYVMMDPVQIDQILINLCVNARDAIIGNGRITIRTKGIQITLSDCKHGHCCKTPGKYVMLSVEDNGTGIDKGTLPYIYEPFFTTKAHGLGTGLGLSTVYGIVKQNFGFLECTSEPGKGARFVIYLPRYRKLISDDVSLPPEEPVINGKGSILLVEDDAEILGIVKSMLESAGYSVHAVLTPSEAIRKASEQIYGIRLLLTDVVMPEMNGTELAQKLKALIPGLKIMFMSGYTADVIADCKVLDKDISFIQKPFSVSNLTRAVEEILKI
- the cbiD gene encoding cobalt-precorrin-5B (C(1))-methyltransferase CbiD, with product MILLFGGTTEGRQAAALCDRLARPFIYSTRSRVEPFATSHGEFRHGSLDEAAMAELVASRNVRLVIDAAHPFASHLHHSLFEVCQRLAVRLIRFDRPVSPLPSALWIHPVADFTEALGLLERLAPAKLLALTGVQSIAPLRPWWRRSEMLLRILPTRTSIEQARREGFPEAKLLPMSPDGPDEALEALVREHGVDCLLAKESGESGFFPVKLRVAERCGIPVVVIRRPVAPTWDTIVFSAEDLEARLTERADLKPLRTGYTTGACAAAATKAAMIALLDGAAPDSVTITLPSGKVASFGIVSYRAEQGRARCGVRKFAGDDPDVTHGLLIVSEVSLLPDGDPDEVRFLQGEGVGRVTLPGLEIPPGEPAINPVPRRMIRECIAEALRQRGLRHAVAVTISAPGGEAVARKTMNKRLGITGGISILGTSGEVVPYSMEAWLASIRNAIAVAAANGCATIALTSGLRSERHLRALFTDLPELACIHYGNSIGRTLEMAREHGGFSRVIVGVMLAKATKLAQGQADLSSRVVPLDPHWLANLAADLGYRPEITSQLADLRLVRNVTELIPFTIDEPLYPAIANACHRVCRQWLPDTPLTFVLLDLEGKSVISA
- a CDS encoding bifunctional cobalt-precorrin-7 (C(5))-methyltransferase/cobalt-precorrin-6B (C(15))-methyltransferase → MSEQFTLIGLSDSAEPHLDFAAIAAIGASRIFAGGNRHREIVGALLPSTFRWITIAPPIDGVLSQLAEADEPVVVFVSGDPFFYGFGATLQKRFPGVSIQSFPSFHSLQMLAQRCLIPYQSMRHASLTGRSWEELDRALIGGERLIGVLTDTRKTPPEVARRMLDFGYSGYRMVVGEALGGSEERVRHCTLEEAAGMEFGRLNCLLLEATEPPKRRFGIPENLFDGLPGRPNMITKMPFRLAALAALELGRARTFWDVGFCTGSVAIEARLQFPGLAVTAFEKRPECDALLETNARRFGAPGIAKVMGDFLEQNHRALCGSDGVDAVFIGGHGDRLGELFAAVANHLAPGGRLVMNAVRESSASAFAASAARCGMELAEPLRLAVGDHNPVAVMKAAKLNP